The Ketobacter sp. MCCC 1A13808 genome includes a window with the following:
- a CDS encoding tetratricopeptide repeat protein — protein MGHLKMLRVVLIVMMVVSSGCAFNDPNLDDYYKQQAAAQSDKQQLNLKLRQHFEASENYYKAGDFVKAEAECLAMLELKPEEEVVLYRMGTIKFRLGQFDEAAAYFERTILRNPKNGKAQYNLASIRLMQADNHFKYYAAMAGKDADLSKVSKLMAAIDKFNRKQDLTSQSESLDKLAGALKK, from the coding sequence ATGGGGCACTTGAAAATGCTCAGGGTTGTATTAATTGTGATGATGGTCGTGTCATCTGGTTGCGCTTTCAATGACCCCAATCTTGATGATTATTACAAGCAGCAGGCAGCGGCTCAATCTGATAAGCAGCAGCTTAACCTAAAGTTACGGCAACATTTTGAGGCGAGTGAAAACTATTATAAAGCCGGTGATTTTGTGAAGGCAGAGGCAGAATGTCTGGCGATGCTTGAACTTAAGCCTGAAGAAGAAGTGGTGCTATACCGGATGGGTACCATCAAGTTTAGGCTCGGTCAGTTCGATGAGGCCGCCGCCTATTTTGAACGCACCATTCTACGCAATCCGAAGAATGGGAAGGCACAATATAATTTGGCTTCTATTCGGCTAATGCAGGCAGATAATCATTTTAAATATTATGCGGCGATGGCAGGAAAAGATGCGGATTTGTCCAAAGTGTCAAAGCTGATGGCCGCTATTGATAAGTTTAACCGGAAGCAAGATTTAACATCCCAATCCGAGTCTTTAGATAAATTGGCGGGAGCCTTAAAGAAATAG
- a CDS encoding FHA domain-containing protein: MKQNLDGFVVESTPVLDIKKQGLGTSTAASSKPPENWDSDRTEVYADVDASEAIASLVADNGESYPITTFPFVMGRGNECDLVLNGKGVSRRHAEIVFQSGRFVVNDLESLNGIKVNGYKIARVILEENDIIKLGEVALTFYSGSSQNESSSEQPVAKKSGSGLFAKRDEPKADTDDTFGPSPLKKMLTTTLMLMAVAMLLAAGYLYFNKTNRSGLMVAGSSSAGAPASANTSSGTNAPAMQGKINHSPEQSSSSDSSAPPSANSIAPPPSISMSAKKPVEAKRAEAEPNVTDISDLASKQSVSKPAPEVVKKPVSKPAPKPVANLNREASSAVSTAERLYLQGNANAALEQLRPYLNNSAVTGTARSSVVTANQDIGSLSDQFNQAQSAFAQGDKDLAFSLWTDFMSREDNLLSGRKSSYTRSITTKVMDEYVARGNEASGKNDYHTAYENWQKALDIGNSVAAKIAIENQNNRARQLYRQALRLEYVNAGKAKDMWREVTQILPPGTEYHTKASAKLAWYDKWGT, translated from the coding sequence ATGAAACAAAATTTAGACGGTTTCGTAGTTGAGTCCACACCAGTTCTGGACATCAAGAAACAAGGTCTTGGTACATCGACAGCAGCTTCTTCCAAACCACCCGAAAACTGGGATTCTGATCGCACTGAGGTCTACGCAGATGTAGATGCGTCAGAAGCTATCGCGTCCCTGGTCGCCGATAACGGTGAGTCTTATCCTATTACCACATTCCCGTTTGTGATGGGGCGGGGGAATGAGTGCGATTTGGTGCTTAACGGAAAAGGGGTTTCCCGCCGTCACGCTGAAATAGTATTTCAATCCGGTCGATTCGTTGTGAATGATCTTGAGAGCCTGAACGGCATCAAGGTGAATGGTTATAAAATCGCGCGGGTCATCCTGGAAGAAAATGACATTATCAAACTTGGTGAAGTCGCTCTGACTTTTTATTCCGGTAGTAGTCAGAATGAATCATCCAGCGAGCAACCGGTGGCCAAAAAGAGCGGTTCAGGTCTTTTTGCCAAGCGTGATGAACCGAAAGCTGACACAGATGATACCTTTGGCCCAAGCCCTCTTAAAAAGATGCTTACGACTACGCTGATGTTGATGGCGGTAGCAATGCTGTTGGCTGCGGGTTACCTCTATTTTAATAAGACTAACCGCTCTGGCCTGATGGTCGCAGGTAGTAGCTCTGCAGGTGCTCCGGCATCAGCAAATACAAGCTCCGGCACAAATGCTCCGGCTATGCAGGGCAAGATTAATCATTCGCCGGAGCAAAGCTCTTCTAGTGACTCTTCGGCCCCACCTTCTGCCAATTCGATTGCACCCCCGCCGAGCATTTCAATGTCTGCCAAAAAGCCTGTCGAAGCTAAGAGAGCCGAGGCTGAGCCCAATGTGACGGATATTTCCGATCTTGCTTCAAAACAAAGCGTTAGCAAGCCTGCTCCGGAGGTTGTGAAGAAACCAGTGAGTAAACCGGCCCCGAAACCGGTTGCGAACCTGAATCGCGAAGCATCCTCGGCAGTGTCGACAGCGGAGCGATTATATCTTCAGGGCAACGCCAACGCAGCGCTTGAGCAGCTTCGGCCTTACCTCAACAACAGTGCTGTGACTGGTACAGCACGCAGTAGTGTCGTCACAGCGAACCAGGATATAGGCTCTCTTTCAGATCAATTTAATCAGGCGCAGTCGGCATTCGCACAGGGTGATAAAGATCTGGCTTTTAGTCTCTGGACTGATTTTATGTCCAGGGAAGATAATTTGCTCTCTGGTAGAAAAAGCTCTTATACCCGTTCGATTACAACAAAAGTCATGGATGAGTATGTTGCCAGAGGTAATGAAGCCTCCGGTAAGAATGACTATCACACTGCTTATGAAAATTGGCAGAAAGCTTTGGATATCGGTAATAGCGTAGCAGCAAAAATTGCAATCGAAAACCAAAATAATCGTGCACGGCAGCTATACCGTCAGGCGCTTCGCCTGGAATATGTCAACGCTGGCAAAGCCAAGGATATGTGGCGTGAAGTAACCCAGATCCTCCCGCCTGGAACGGAATATCACACAAAAGCCAGTGCTAAGTTAGCTTGGTATGACAAATGGGGCACTTGA
- a CDS encoding DUF192 domain-containing protein: MNQRVYHVKKLVLWRDGLMLQTGLGKVKVADRFLSRLVGLLNRSSLDLDEALLITPCAGIHTVGMRFPIDLVFIDKENKVLGVRESVPPNRFRRAPKGTYAVLELSDGNVSQTGIHLDDRLIFD; encoded by the coding sequence ATGAACCAGCGCGTCTATCATGTTAAGAAGCTTGTTTTGTGGCGAGACGGATTAATGCTTCAAACCGGGTTAGGTAAAGTAAAAGTAGCCGACCGTTTTCTATCCCGCTTAGTGGGTCTGCTTAATCGTTCAAGTCTTGACTTGGACGAAGCGCTCTTGATCACTCCATGCGCCGGTATACATACAGTGGGGATGCGTTTCCCGATTGATTTGGTGTTTATTGATAAGGAAAACAAGGTTTTAGGTGTCAGGGAATCCGTTCCGCCGAATCGATTCAGGCGCGCTCCGAAGGGAACCTATGCCGTGTTAGAGCTTTCAGACGGTAACGTAAGCCAAACAGGAATACACTTGGATGACCGGCTAATATTTGATTAA
- a CDS encoding type II secretion system F family protein, with the protein MKSLILEYSSILLTSLALAVGAFALIRLFLMTRPKEDEDWRDPPPLIYKIFKPVVRLFSGDIRSIIPEKTYEKIQVKLSTGGMNYAIMTEEFFTLKLICLVVGIFISYVLFSSSADSSLEVKMVIIGIGPLGYFYPDIWLNDKIKGRRRRVAKEFPFLLDLLVLSMRAGLNYSTSLGQAISNLPEGPVKEEFGKLLREIRAGKIRRDALTDLAKRMNIKSIFNFVAALNQAEETGGEIVDVLTMQAEQRRVERFNEAEAAANKAPVKMLLPLVMFLFPIIFMLIAFVLVVKMAETGFLPDIMMKLLMS; encoded by the coding sequence ATGAAGTCATTGATACTGGAATACTCATCGATTCTTCTAACGTCTCTTGCTCTCGCCGTCGGCGCTTTCGCATTGATACGTCTTTTCTTGATGACCCGCCCTAAAGAAGACGAGGATTGGCGCGATCCTCCACCGTTAATATATAAGATATTCAAACCGGTTGTACGTTTATTTTCTGGAGATATACGTAGCATCATTCCTGAGAAAACGTATGAGAAGATCCAGGTAAAATTGAGTACCGGTGGCATGAATTACGCCATTATGACCGAAGAGTTTTTTACCCTGAAACTGATTTGTTTGGTTGTCGGTATTTTTATTTCTTATGTTCTATTTTCTTCCAGCGCCGACTCATCTTTAGAAGTAAAAATGGTGATAATCGGGATAGGCCCACTTGGTTATTTCTATCCTGACATTTGGCTCAACGACAAAATTAAAGGACGTCGCAGGCGGGTTGCGAAGGAGTTTCCATTCCTTCTTGATTTGCTGGTTCTTTCCATGCGCGCAGGTTTGAACTATTCAACGTCTTTGGGGCAAGCCATATCAAACTTGCCGGAAGGGCCGGTGAAAGAAGAGTTTGGTAAGTTGCTGCGTGAAATCAGAGCAGGAAAGATTCGCCGTGATGCACTAACAGATTTAGCGAAACGGATGAATATCAAATCTATTTTTAATTTCGTGGCGGCCCTGAACCAAGCAGAAGAAACCGGTGGTGAAATCGTTGATGTTCTTACAATGCAGGCAGAGCAAAGACGGGTAGAGCGGTTCAATGAGGCGGAAGCAGCGGCGAACAAGGCGCCAGTAAAAATGTTATTACCCCTGGTCATGTTTCTTTTCCCGATTATATTCATGTTAATTGCGTTTGTTTTGGTGGTGAAAATGGCTGAGACCGGATTTCTGCCTGATATCATGATGAAGCTTCTGATGTCATGA
- a CDS encoding type II secretion system F family protein, which translates to MQNGGELSIFVLISVAFFCLTWVLVNFSQQIFKLYQKKFYLQVDKGLRDVLVLLEPSQIFTFTLVSTLIVVPLVFIFSNVVFSVIAAIVIFVTPSMVLKIMKKRRSDDFIEQLPDALSSISSSLRSGLNLVKSFQQVVKNQPQPLAQEFAQVLVEYRVGTDLNDSLDELAKRIDRQDIMLMNSAIKISRSVGGNLAETLDTLSKTLREKAKVEGKINALTSMGQAQGTLATFFPVFIGYVFYKIEPEAMSKLFTSYLGYIWLAIMCTMAVMAYFMIRKIVTVDI; encoded by the coding sequence ATGCAAAATGGCGGTGAGCTGTCCATTTTTGTATTGATTAGCGTAGCGTTCTTTTGTTTAACCTGGGTATTGGTTAATTTCTCACAGCAGATATTCAAGCTTTACCAAAAAAAATTCTATCTACAGGTTGATAAAGGGTTAAGAGATGTGTTGGTTCTGTTGGAACCCTCGCAAATATTCACCTTCACTTTGGTGTCTACACTTATTGTAGTGCCTTTGGTATTTATATTTTCTAATGTTGTTTTTTCGGTCATTGCTGCCATAGTTATTTTTGTGACGCCTTCGATGGTTCTTAAAATAATGAAGAAACGACGCTCTGATGATTTTATTGAGCAATTGCCGGATGCGCTGTCGTCGATTTCATCTTCGCTACGGTCCGGCTTAAACCTGGTTAAATCGTTTCAGCAAGTAGTAAAAAATCAACCTCAGCCCCTGGCGCAAGAATTTGCACAGGTGCTGGTAGAGTATCGGGTTGGTACAGACCTGAATGATTCGCTTGATGAACTCGCAAAGCGAATCGACAGGCAGGACATAATGCTGATGAATTCAGCAATCAAAATTTCAAGGTCCGTCGGTGGCAATCTGGCTGAAACGCTGGATACTTTGTCAAAAACGTTGCGGGAAAAAGCTAAAGTAGAAGGAAAAATCAATGCGCTGACCTCTATGGGGCAGGCGCAAGGTACTTTGGCTACATTCTTCCCTGTTTTCATAGGCTACGTATTTTATAAAATTGAACCTGAAGCGATGTCTAAATTGTTTACCAGTTACCTCGGTTATATCTGGTTAGCAATCATGTGTACCATGGCGGTTATGGCCTATTTTATGATACGTAAGATCGTTACGGTAGATATCTGA
- a CDS encoding ATPase, T2SS/T4P/T4SS family, producing MLVLEVFDQNNNKMLYEYSVGEYVLGKGDHCDVILGDHHVSRNHAAILVTKDSATLRDLDSTNGTWLNRQRIFEDRPLKSGDELVFGDLGVRILKVPSRASVFEDGEDRRASKSTIEQESEEFIALKRRVHSLILEYLDLRKRANLQQMDSEELREEAIKATRQIIRDHVKRIPDGISRDELQRQVVAEAVGLGALEPLVEDDSVTEIMVNGPDHIYVEKEGRLVLSESRFTSTQSLLAVIDRIVAPLGRRIDESSPMVDARLPDGSRVNAVIPPLALNGPTITIRKFAKKNLFMSDLIRFGSIEESMGLFLKSAVELKQNVVISGGTGSGKTTLLNILSNFISPDDRIITIEDAAELKLNQPHVISLESRPANAEGKGLVAIRDLVINALRMRPDRIVVGECRGGEALDMLQAMNTGHDGSLTTGHANSPSDFLSRLEVMVMMAGVDLPSRAIREQIASAVDILVQQSRMADGTRKITHIMEVTGFEDDKVQLETVFEYVRKGYDSKGKIRGYYRPTGYVPKFYRDSAEQGVNVDLGLFTAQGNDVESGIGIV from the coding sequence ATGTTGGTGCTAGAGGTATTCGACCAAAATAATAACAAGATGCTCTATGAGTATAGTGTTGGAGAATATGTTTTGGGTAAAGGGGATCACTGTGATGTCATTCTGGGCGATCACCATGTTTCCCGTAACCATGCGGCGATCTTAGTCACAAAGGATTCAGCTACGCTGAGGGATCTTGATAGTACTAACGGCACTTGGCTGAATCGGCAGCGAATCTTTGAAGACAGGCCACTTAAGTCCGGTGATGAACTTGTGTTTGGTGATCTGGGGGTAAGAATATTAAAGGTACCAAGCAGGGCTAGTGTATTCGAAGATGGTGAAGATCGGCGTGCCAGTAAGAGTACGATAGAGCAGGAAAGCGAAGAGTTTATTGCTCTGAAGCGGCGGGTGCACTCACTCATTCTTGAATATCTGGATCTACGTAAGCGTGCAAACCTGCAGCAAATGGACTCAGAAGAGTTGCGTGAAGAGGCCATTAAGGCGACTCGTCAAATTATCAGAGACCATGTCAAAAGAATACCCGACGGTATCTCCAGAGATGAGTTGCAGCGGCAGGTAGTCGCCGAGGCAGTTGGCTTGGGCGCACTGGAACCATTGGTAGAGGACGATAGCGTTACCGAGATCATGGTGAACGGTCCGGACCACATTTATGTGGAAAAGGAAGGCCGGCTGGTTTTATCCGAGAGTCGTTTTACCAGTACTCAGTCATTGCTTGCTGTAATTGACCGCATCGTTGCTCCTCTTGGTCGACGTATTGACGAAAGCTCCCCAATGGTGGATGCGCGCTTACCTGATGGCTCCAGGGTAAATGCCGTGATACCTCCGCTAGCCTTAAACGGGCCTACCATTACTATTCGGAAGTTTGCCAAGAAAAACCTTTTTATGTCGGATTTGATCCGTTTTGGCTCTATCGAAGAAAGCATGGGTTTGTTTTTGAAATCTGCAGTGGAGCTAAAGCAGAACGTAGTGATTTCCGGGGGAACCGGGTCCGGTAAAACCACACTATTAAACATTCTCTCGAACTTTATTAGCCCTGATGACCGAATAATTACGATTGAGGACGCGGCGGAGCTAAAACTCAATCAGCCACATGTGATTTCTCTGGAAAGCCGGCCTGCTAACGCTGAAGGTAAAGGCTTAGTCGCTATACGTGATTTGGTGATAAATGCGTTACGTATGCGCCCTGACCGAATCGTGGTCGGGGAGTGTCGCGGCGGTGAGGCACTGGACATGCTGCAAGCGATGAATACCGGCCACGACGGCTCATTGACTACAGGTCATGCTAATTCCCCGTCAGATTTTCTCAGTCGCCTGGAAGTTATGGTTATGATGGCAGGGGTGGATTTACCATCGAGGGCGATACGAGAACAAATAGCCTCAGCAGTAGATATCTTAGTCCAACAAAGCCGGATGGCTGACGGGACTCGTAAAATCACCCACATTATGGAAGTCACTGGGTTCGAAGACGATAAAGTACAATTGGAAACTGTTTTTGAATATGTGCGCAAAGGGTATGACAGTAAAGGTAAAATAAGGGGCTATTATCGGCCAACCGGATATGTACCCAAATTTTATCGTGATTCTGCTGAGCAAGGTGTGAATGTTGATCTGGGTCTTTTCACTGCGCAGGGCAATGATGTTGAATCTGGGATTGGTATAGTGTAA
- a CDS encoding type II and III secretion system protein family protein, translating into MNFSGFGKQFSFVILVQFLFLFTIAHADDNYVNTVNIIQGQTRLMPYPGVTRVSIGHPDIANAQPTGPDEILLTGLKAGVTDLRIWKSNGQQRRYLLKVIDNSWVQILEVANIVLADVEGVNAREENGIIFIEGRILREQDIVIIADMKKKLSKEITAGTVVFNVITPKVSLQAMILLDVQVVEVRRDDLMDVGVEWAATAPGPFYELLGEAHGVLDFDKYASFFGFGYEEGTSEPLTEIGSTINLLQTKGIARVLAQPKLVTKSGSKAEFLAGGEVPIPIRGADGELTVEFKQVGVILDFEPIADPDGFISTKINVEVSAVDDSVEVLGIPGFISRKTSMEMNTQTGQTMVISGMLQAEDSKSVSKVPGLGSIPIIGELFKSRDFQQKSTELVIFVTPYFIDPDSKRNKDMLDYSKKLSQDAEQDMKFSIFD; encoded by the coding sequence ATGAATTTTTCTGGTTTTGGAAAGCAGTTTTCCTTTGTTATTTTGGTGCAGTTTTTATTTCTTTTTACGATTGCGCATGCGGATGATAATTACGTAAATACCGTTAATATCATTCAAGGCCAAACCCGGCTTATGCCTTATCCCGGCGTTACCAGGGTATCTATCGGGCATCCTGATATAGCCAATGCTCAACCCACCGGTCCAGATGAAATTCTGCTAACCGGCTTAAAGGCGGGTGTTACAGATCTAAGGATCTGGAAATCCAACGGTCAACAGCGTCGCTATCTTCTTAAAGTTATTGATAACTCATGGGTGCAAATTCTGGAAGTGGCCAACATTGTTTTGGCTGACGTAGAAGGCGTTAATGCCAGGGAAGAAAACGGCATCATTTTTATAGAGGGCCGCATACTACGTGAGCAAGACATTGTCATCATCGCTGACATGAAGAAAAAGCTATCCAAAGAAATAACCGCCGGTACGGTTGTATTTAATGTCATTACACCAAAGGTTAGCTTACAGGCAATGATCCTGTTGGACGTACAAGTGGTAGAGGTGCGAAGGGATGATTTGATGGATGTCGGTGTTGAGTGGGCCGCCACAGCCCCAGGACCTTTCTACGAGTTACTGGGTGAAGCTCACGGTGTGCTCGACTTCGACAAGTATGCGTCTTTTTTCGGGTTTGGTTATGAAGAAGGTACCAGTGAGCCACTGACCGAGATCGGCTCGACTATTAATTTGTTGCAAACCAAAGGTATTGCCAGGGTGTTGGCACAGCCAAAATTGGTTACCAAAAGCGGATCAAAAGCAGAGTTCCTGGCCGGTGGTGAAGTACCGATCCCGATTCGTGGGGCTGACGGTGAGCTCACTGTTGAATTCAAGCAAGTGGGTGTCATCCTGGATTTTGAGCCCATTGCAGATCCGGACGGCTTTATCTCTACTAAGATCAATGTTGAGGTAAGCGCGGTAGATGATAGTGTTGAAGTATTGGGTATCCCCGGATTTATCTCACGTAAGACCAGCATGGAAATGAATACCCAGACCGGCCAGACCATGGTTATTTCGGGGATGTTGCAAGCGGAAGATAGCAAATCGGTTTCAAAAGTGCCCGGGCTAGGCTCGATTCCGATTATTGGTGAATTGTTTAAGTCCCGCGATTTCCAGCAGAAATCCACTGAACTCGTGATATTCGTTACACCGTACTTTATTGATCCTGATAGCAAGCGCAATAAAGATATGCTGGACTATTCGAAAAAACTGAGTCAGGACGCGGAACAAGATATGAAATTCAGTATCTTTGATTAA
- the cpaB gene encoding Flp pilus assembly protein CpaB, which produces MKSNNKTSILLLLCALLAGGAGWYLSTNHIDQEIKSYKSSFEAERESIEVVVASRDLKVGDTVSAQTASIRKIPKIYVPADAATPAQFSQIEGMPIIHPVKSGEPILSVHVSTSKVEGLSSLLKEGERAITIPVSSQDTFSGFLAPGDTIDLMITLKDGEDSRTVPLAQNLRVLATGSDLDDGVPEVSKRRYSEITLGVSPLYATRLIHAQSVGDITLLMRRAEDGSDRFEDYVTLDNLIDIPQHPKPVKPTPPPQQDGYGFELIRGGKRS; this is translated from the coding sequence ATGAAGTCCAATAATAAAACCAGCATTCTGTTGTTATTGTGCGCCCTGTTAGCGGGTGGCGCTGGTTGGTATCTTTCAACAAACCATATTGACCAGGAAATCAAATCCTATAAATCCAGCTTTGAAGCCGAACGGGAATCCATCGAGGTAGTCGTGGCTAGTAGAGACCTGAAAGTAGGGGATACGGTATCTGCGCAAACGGCCTCCATACGGAAAATTCCTAAAATATACGTTCCGGCCGACGCCGCAACCCCAGCCCAATTTTCTCAAATTGAAGGCATGCCCATTATTCACCCTGTTAAAAGTGGCGAGCCGATTTTATCTGTCCATGTCAGCACGAGCAAAGTTGAAGGGCTATCCAGTTTGCTGAAAGAAGGTGAACGGGCGATAACAATTCCGGTCAGTAGCCAGGATACCTTTTCAGGCTTTTTGGCTCCTGGAGACACCATTGATCTTATGATAACGCTTAAAGATGGAGAGGACAGTCGCACCGTGCCTCTGGCTCAAAATCTCAGAGTGTTGGCAACCGGCTCTGATCTGGATGATGGTGTTCCTGAAGTGAGTAAGCGACGTTACAGCGAAATCACCCTGGGGGTCTCTCCGCTTTATGCCACGCGGCTAATCCACGCACAATCCGTTGGCGATATTACGTTACTGATGAGGCGGGCAGAGGACGGCAGTGATCGCTTTGAAGATTATGTCACACTCGATAATCTTATTGATATCCCGCAACATCCAAAACCTGTAAAGCCTACTCCGCCACCTCAGCAAGACGGTTATGGCTTCGAGCTTATCCGTGGCGGTAAGCGCTCATAA
- a CDS encoding TadE family protein yields MPIRYQKGQAISEFIVAMVWMVPFFLAFIAIAQMLNAQSTTHEAARYVAWERLALDDNAYRQRLAGGVNGFDAQVTNRFFINGGTGFGTGDSGVSRDWDDWKSKQDVVDTVQGVQLTLADDRDDVGENQQRLSGLLRNRSGDLTRMSDRGDVELDTSSTAVLSIPVNVDGNSAFSGGNVAGDLKLSASYALIADSWAAGSEDNFSERVEGFRPGGLSNARTWLQNQGGARRLRNVFKEIDLKLYSDPDSPANSFSTISPEQSTALPPSLLEEYVE; encoded by the coding sequence ATGCCTATTCGTTATCAGAAAGGTCAGGCGATTTCAGAGTTTATTGTCGCAATGGTATGGATGGTGCCATTTTTTCTCGCGTTTATAGCAATTGCCCAAATGTTGAATGCACAATCTACTACCCATGAAGCCGCTCGTTATGTTGCCTGGGAGCGCCTCGCTCTGGATGACAATGCTTACCGCCAGAGATTGGCCGGTGGCGTCAACGGGTTCGATGCGCAGGTCACAAACCGGTTTTTCATCAACGGCGGAACGGGTTTTGGAACAGGCGATAGTGGAGTATCAAGAGACTGGGACGATTGGAAGTCTAAACAAGACGTTGTGGATACGGTTCAGGGTGTGCAGCTAACACTGGCTGATGACAGGGATGACGTTGGAGAAAATCAGCAGAGACTTTCCGGTTTGCTCCGGAATCGAAGCGGAGATTTAACGCGGATGAGTGACCGGGGAGACGTCGAGTTGGATACCTCTTCGACAGCAGTACTTTCAATACCCGTTAATGTTGATGGTAATTCCGCTTTTTCGGGTGGGAATGTAGCCGGCGATCTGAAATTGTCAGCATCTTATGCCTTGATAGCAGATAGCTGGGCTGCCGGAAGTGAAGACAATTTTAGCGAAAGGGTTGAAGGATTTCGTCCGGGGGGGCTGTCGAATGCAAGAACCTGGTTGCAAAATCAAGGTGGTGCCCGCCGGCTAAGAAATGTATTTAAAGAAATTGATCTGAAGCTATATTCTGACCCGGACAGTCCAGCTAACTCCTTTAGCACGATCTCCCCGGAGCAATCCACAGCCTTACCACCTTCGCTACTGGAAGAATACGTTGAATAA
- a CDS encoding Tad domain-containing protein, producing the protein MYRQQHSLRSNTQKGQALVLAVGLFAIAGIMFFLMFNSGRAVNEKINLVNAADSAAYSGAQIAARNLNFMAYTNRAMIANEVAIGHLFSYEVELQVLGQVFDKGFNSGGQLGGLVSAIYQQLFPLFSQDAGAANLELFMEGAEWLAGMMIVLYDINNDRYSGFQDQAFASLVRPNSAGNTIINDTMAAIARTYEAQPNSLIKVNDETTFNAFQGDDVPVSTSQAIEEAVSINENICSMILFANPSGAPLGDGRIVDGSRGDLCAGLSGGNANPDTVDDNGLMIAAIQATYQDPNNYTGGIWINDRNVLDYNVEADGQIWGTGTRVGQTTMEFRNNQMNWFAQDDSLTLNLDTQHTFNHSSDATSTIQSFSNSMNWLNVMLLNLLGLCNNSQVSCSELRNAQYDSIQRFAALNAERESAFVTAFLEQSNCSDGIGTDENGQPLEGWRNNMTSLDEKRQFCGPEQNVYAIARAEVFYERPDCYGNSQACTTESLGFQPPGVNQREAPNLFNPFWQVRLVQDPPPVAGG; encoded by the coding sequence GTGTATCGACAACAGCATTCATTACGCTCTAATACTCAGAAGGGGCAGGCTTTAGTACTTGCCGTTGGCTTATTCGCCATAGCGGGTATCATGTTCTTTCTGATGTTCAACTCCGGACGTGCGGTTAACGAGAAAATAAACCTCGTGAATGCTGCAGATTCGGCTGCCTATTCCGGCGCACAAATCGCCGCCCGCAATCTCAATTTTATGGCTTATACCAACCGCGCTATGATTGCGAATGAAGTCGCCATTGGTCACCTGTTCAGCTACGAAGTTGAACTGCAGGTTTTGGGGCAGGTGTTTGATAAAGGCTTTAACAGTGGTGGTCAGCTGGGTGGGCTGGTCAGTGCTATCTACCAACAATTATTTCCACTCTTTAGTCAGGATGCCGGAGCTGCGAATTTGGAACTCTTTATGGAGGGTGCCGAATGGCTTGCCGGCATGATGATTGTGCTCTATGACATCAATAACGATAGATATTCTGGTTTTCAGGATCAGGCTTTTGCTAGCTTGGTCAGGCCAAATAGTGCTGGCAACACTATTATTAACGACACCATGGCGGCAATTGCCCGTACTTACGAAGCTCAACCCAATTCCCTAATTAAAGTAAATGACGAAACAACGTTTAATGCGTTTCAGGGCGACGATGTGCCTGTTTCGACGAGTCAGGCGATCGAAGAGGCGGTATCCATAAACGAGAATATCTGCAGTATGATTTTGTTCGCCAACCCTTCGGGAGCACCCTTGGGAGATGGACGGATCGTTGATGGAAGTCGGGGAGATTTATGTGCCGGGCTTAGTGGAGGTAATGCTAATCCCGACACAGTGGACGACAACGGATTGATGATTGCCGCGATTCAGGCAACCTATCAGGACCCGAATAATTACACCGGAGGTATCTGGATAAACGATCGCAATGTTCTCGATTATAATGTTGAAGCCGATGGTCAGATTTGGGGGACGGGCACCAGGGTGGGGCAGACGACCATGGAGTTCCGGAACAACCAGATGAACTGGTTTGCGCAAGACGATTCCCTCACTTTGAATCTGGACACTCAGCATACGTTCAATCACTCAAGTGACGCTACCTCGACTATTCAGAGCTTTTCTAATTCAATGAACTGGTTGAACGTGATGCTGCTGAATCTGCTGGGTCTATGCAACAACTCACAAGTCAGTTGCAGCGAATTGAGAAACGCGCAGTACGATAGTATTCAACGATTTGCTGCATTGAACGCTGAGAGAGAGTCCGCGTTTGTCACTGCATTTCTCGAGCAAAGCAATTGCTCGGATGGTATTGGTACAGATGAAAATGGTCAGCCGCTGGAAGGCTGGAGGAATAACATGACTTCCCTGGATGAAAAGAGACAGTTTTGTGGTCCAGAGCAAAATGTGTATGCCATTGCAAGGGCTGAGGTTTTCTATGAGCGCCCCGATTGTTATGGAAATTCTCAGGCATGCACCACGGAAAGTCTTGGCTTTCAACCACCGGGAGTCAATCAACGCGAAGCGCCGAATCTTTTCAACCCATTCTGGCAGGTGCGGTTAGTTCAGGACCCACCTCCTGTTGCGGGGGGTTAA